TCTCTAATAAGTGCTCTTGATCTCTTGTTGTTATGACATGGTTAGCAAGATCGCTGCTTATGTTCAGTACATAATACATGAAACATTAGAAGAAGTTTTTGTGAAAATTCACTCgatacatgtttgttttggtcTCATGACAAGTGCTTGGGTAGATGTGGTCAGATCCATTATCTACTGTATGCTACTGTGAAACATCACAGAATCTGATTTGTTAAAGTTAGTCCTAAAACCTTATTTGttcataagatattttgaagaatgttggtaatcaaataACGCTTTTAGcctttgacttctattgtatggacccGATGCAAGTCAATAGATACCAACAGTCACTGGACACCATAcagaatatcttcttatgtgtttcGCAGAAGCGAAAAAAGTCAAACCGGTtcgagtaaatgattacagtatattcattttgagtgaactatcactttaacaactTTATGTTACTCTATTCTCGTGATAACTGGGAAAGGAAACTAAGAAACAAAGTATACTGAATAAGCATTGAACCAGTAGAGAAGATCTCTATCGTAGCGTTTCCACCGCCGTCTTTTCAGTGGCCAGTAGAACAGAGATTGTATTTTTGATCCTAAACAGATGGAGAGCAGAAACATTTGTTCATTGTCTCCTCTATTAAGACAAGGTCCGTGTAGTTCCCATTCACCATCAGTGCAAACTACCATGCCAGGGTTCCAGTGGAGAGTTTGCACAGGATAATGCCAGATAAGGTGGTTGTGATTAAGGTTGCTGGCATGACATTATGGCAACAAACTGTTCAGGACTGCAAGTTCTTCCTTTAACCATTCAAACCAGCATGAATTTGGAGCATCCATGCTGTTATATCCTCATGGTAGATATAAAAGTAATGGAAATATCCTAATTAAAGCACTCCGTCTCCTAGTTCccaaaatgaatcatttaaattgtGCATTCATTGGTTTGGCTTGACAATGATGATTGGCTCTCCATGTGGATCATTTTACTCCATAGCATAGCCATTTGTAGATGCGAAAAGCCCCCCCCCTCTCAATTTTTCCTGAAGGACTTGGACAGATTGAAACAGTTCCTTCCACTACATGTGTGTGCTTGGGGAACTTCTAAAAAGTCTGGTACAGCTTAATGGTTGTAGCATTGCGAACACAAGGGCACAGTCAAATGACACTGATGTCTAAACTGCtatcaatgcacattttgcACAGATCAATGCAAAAGATTGGCGTACCATTGATGGATAAAGCAAGCTCTCTCCTGTCCACTGAAGTCCACCACAAGTTCCATGGTTTTTCTGACATTCAGAGAGCATTTGTGGTCCTGATACCAGTGTCAGTGTGAATCTCTATATAGtaacatttttatctttaaataggCCTGTCATTGTAAtgtcaaaagaaaatgtgatgatGACGCAGTCACTTGTGGACAGTACAGAAGTGGGCTGTTAATTGGGCACCCATGCTTGTAAGGGGGTTTGTTCATGTAAACTTTGCAAATCGATTGGGCAATTCGCAACATATCCTACAACCCATACAACTGTTTATGTCGTTTGACACAAATATGACAAACATGAGCATTTACTAAATTAGGGCCTCTCCCGGCAGCACGCAAAACTATTGCCTACCGtcattataaaaatgtgcattttggggtattattttgcaataatagcATGTGTtgttgtatgatttttttatataactgtatttacattacacATATTCAGGCATTTTGAGCAATTAACgcacacttttatttattaaataacttGAAACACACGGTACAGATACAGAACAATTCAAATGTTGAAAACGTAGAAATATTCCAAGTGTACCGAGGTGAAACAATcgatttttataaacatatgtaTAAGGTTAACGTGTGGCTTCAGTTCAGAAGATTTGCAACGCGGCTTGTTTGTAAATACGTTTCTACTGTTTTGTTCACTTTATGAATACATGTGACTGTACTTTTACTCGTGTGTTCTTTTTATATGAGTGACAAGTGGTTAGGGGTGGGATTGGGGCTAAGtgctcttaaaatatctttgaatccataaacatttattaaatcattaatacttttacaaatgcaaaaagaaatgcGTCTTTATCTGCACAAAACGTCATATGGGGTCATTTTCTTCACAATCCCTACTTTAAAACATGAACTTTTGTCGTGCACAAACGACCCTTTGAGTCGTTATTATTTGGAGCACTCTGGAaattccagtgttatggatgtgacaatttcAGTCAGTTTCAGTAGTTGCCCTTTTATAAGGAATATGGACCATTTTGAATGTGACAATTCTGTCACCTGCCtaaaactatgctttaaaaacacacacaaaaatactgcTCATTGATGTTTATGTATTATTGAAAGCTGGatgcattcatttttcttttcttaagcTTTTATAATTTCTTCTCAAATTTTGCCTACGGCACCAGCAGAGTCATAACTGGCGCTGATCCCTCTTGCAAAGTCAGCCGGATCAACAGGCAGTGTAGACTGGTGCCCTAACTCCTCTCCCTGCAGTGTTTAGATAAGAAGGGGCACAGCGTGCAGGACCAGTGCCCTTTTGCTTAGTGGGGGTTATCCTCCTTTATGCCAAGACAGGCTTTGTCTGAAGTTTCGCAAGAGAAGCAGGAATGTTTCACCCCCAGCGTGTAAAAGCTCCACAgacttccacacacacacacctgatttCATTCCACTTATGCAGAACCTGCTGAGACACTAGCTTCAAAGAGATCACCCAACCCCTAAAGGGCACCACTTAGGGTTACACAGCGAGGTTTGAAGAACTTCAAAAGTGCTGATGACCTGAAAACATTGCTGAAATTAAGACTGTTTTTCTTCAAACCTGCTGTTCGGCCATGCTTGTGGTTCCGTGTACTACGTATTTTGAGAGCTTGGCTATGATTTTAGGGGTATTATTGCATTTAGTGATTAGGAGCAAATCAGAAACAGTTTAGGAGAGTAAACTTTTGTATTTCCAGGCTGATGCGAAAGTCCAAGAAtccaaacaagaaaaaaaacaatgctaaaTTACAAATATATCAACACCAGCGTTCATTTCAACAGCAGTGTTCAGTGTAACTacttactaagtaattagttactgtaatttaattacttttcccttaaaaagtaaagcaagggattactcttattttttctataattaaattacagttactttggatgtaattgaactaaatactgtgtaatgtatacaataGTTGAATAGACAttaaagtctaactttaaaattgtaatacTTGAGTCAGTTAATGCTTAATAAAGTACTTGAGTcagtactttatgtagttttatattgtttatttgaatgagTTACAGTAAGAgtcatttcatgtctatccttgaatcacatAACTGATCAAGGTTGATATTGGATATAAAAAGAAATTAGTAAGTAATACTTtatggagagagtaatttgtacagtaatcttaatacactattgaatatgtaatcgGTAACTAGTAATTGGTTACTTTTTCAGGGTAACTCACCCAAAACCGGTCAACAGtggtttttaaagggatagttcgcataaaaaatgaaaatatggtcatcatttaaaacacaaaagaaacacaaaaggatattttcatgaatgtttgtaaacattgatgttatccattgacttgcattggttttgtgtccaaacagtTTAAGAGAATGGTTACTGCCGTTGTTCGTTtgtcttttctgttttacataagaaagaaagtcatacagctttgaaatgacaagagggtgagtaaatgtgagaattttcatttttgggtgaacaatccctttaaacagATGGCTAAAACAAATGACATGATGACTTAAAATCAAAGCTTTTAAACTTGTCTGACAGAAACTTTTtctaataatttataatattatttccttgaatactatttattttttcgGCAAATGCTGTTTATTGAAATAGATGAGAAGTGGGAACCCTAGTGCCCTTAAATCCCATCTGATAAAATACACaggataataaataattaaaaaccacATCCTCTTTGTGTAATGCAGATGAAAAAAGATTAGACACGGGAGACTTGAAGTACCACAGTGTAAATACACTGCTCAGGTTTCAGAGTAGAATGCATCCTTCACATAATGTCTACGCTCCACTATAAGACAGTGAGAGAAGTAACAGATCAAATAGTGTTACTAGTTTGATTTACTTTTCACAAGCGTCGACTTCAAATATTTGTCTTATCAGTTGAGGTGCAGGATCTTTTGGACATTGGTCTGACTGAGGTTCCTCCAGTAAGGAAGCCCACCAAAGATAGCCCATGGAAGGAGAGTGCTGTTCTACAACACCACCAGCAGCTGAAGAGCAAGATGAGGTACCACAAAGTGGAGGACCCTAAAGTGCTTCGTGCAAAATTGGTAGGTGATGAAAATCAGTCAATAAAATTCTTCTGCACTTTTTTGTAGTGCACAGCTCATAAAGAGTTGCAGAGACAGGTTTGTATTTGCCTTTATTGTTGTTAACAATAATTCCCATGAATGCATTAACAACATTCATAACAGGTTCTTTTCTTGTTGCCCTTTTTGTACAGTCACAATGTAACCTTTCAGTTTGTGTCAAACAGCACTTCCTAGTGGTCATTCtcatacatatttacattatttgcataataaaatatttactaagAACGCTTAACTAAGTCCATGACTAAATAAAGTGCTGATTGCTACAATTCTGACTGGTTAAacaatagttcacctaaaaatacaatttatagtAGTTAAAGTAGAAAATATACACGGTGAGTGAGAGAGAACCCCAGCAGTAATTAAAGGGTtatccaaaaaaaaacacagaatgggGAAAACACAACTTAACAAAACAAGAATCAAAACTAAAACTTCCACGTGGGGAACAAAGCAAACAAGGAActggataaatataaataaacacaaatttcacacaggaacaaggtaatccaTGGATGAGACGAGTGGGGAGGCAATACGGAGAGTAATGAACCAACAAGTGGCACTGAGACTATATATCGGGAAGTACAAACCAGGGAAGATTGAACAGGGCTGGTGACAAGGATTAAACACTGATAGTGCACTTATAGAGAAACCGTTGGGGGGTTGGGTTGGAGCTAAAGGAAACGACACCGGAGAGATAGCATGGCATgactaaatgaaaacattgccaTGCCCTTTCTTCACATAAAACACGTGGGTCTGACATGATCCTTCCACAAGACTCGAAAATCAAGACAAGaagaggcaggatcatgacagtgtTCCATGCTCCATATTTGCCTGTGAAATAATTTCTGCATCAGGTGTAACATTTTAGAGTGTCTTATAGCATAATGAATGTCTCATGATTAattatattgttattgtatCAGCTATACAGGCTTTTAGCTAAACCTttagtacatttatttatgtattttagagTCAGTGTCAGCAGGAGCTGGACCAGGTGCTGGAAAGGATCTCAAAAATGCCCTTCAGTGATAACAGGGGTCCTCTAGAAGACCTTTATTCAATCCACATACCCAACTGTGACAAGAAAGGCCAGTACAACTTGAAACAGGTATTCATTTCGATACACCAGAAATAACATAACAAGCGTTAGGTATATTGGGTATATTAGTCTCTCTTGATAgtttatataaaatacttttggtaagtttacattttaacattttaatttgatctttctgacacatttttaataatgatgttatactttatatatacagctgtggaaaaaattaagagacaatTTCAGAGACcatttttctgatttaaaaatgtactttttatagGTATGCTTTGGTATAATataaattttgtttcattctgtgaactactaacaatattttccccaaatttagaaaaaaatagttttctaattgcatttatttgcagaaaataaaaactggagaaatggtcaaaagaaaagatgctctgatttttttcagatctcaaattatgcaaagaaaataagtataaatttactttaaagcaATATGAAAGTACTGTTTgtacatatttaggaaaagttgcAAACATAAgttttttatgtgatgacctTGATTTATATCTTGTCATGCTCTTAAGTCTTTCAAATTTTTAATTGGATTTGCTTCATAGGAgtaggtgttataatcccactatttcagcacagtatAATTGCCCAATAGTACATTTCCCATGCCTTATGCATGGCAGgggagcagtcaagaatatgaatatagGAAAGAGGTCCGAGGTTTTACTGGGTTAGTCGGGTAGGCATCTTCTATGTTTGGGGGGATATATAATCATATAAACACATAGCCTATTTATTACCTTGCTATTATTAGAGAGACATCTAATGAGTTGTGTGTCCAAtcccactttcatcacatccattgtcctgggtgaaagatgccttttggtgaaGAGATGCTGATAATGCCCATTTTATGGTTCCCAACAATGCGACAAATAATCAGAGTtgcacctcagcctcattgggtgttttGGCCCTTTACCACAAGACACTCTCAGCCAAGGGAGGCCCTCCGCATGTTGATCAGACATGGGTGTGTGTCGCATTATTACATGGTAATTTGGAAGCCCATGCAGTGTCCATCCGCATTAATTACAGCAAGTGGCTTCTTCTTTCCGTACCATTGGCCGGTTCTTGATTATCCTCCACCGGACCTGTCCTCTGAACCCCACTTCTCTTCTCGTGTCAATTACCTCATCCGGATTAGTGGCCAGATTAAGTCTTACATTAAGACATTTACAAATATGTCTTGTTCATGTCTTCCAGTGTAAGATGTCAGTGAATGGACATCGTGGTGAGTGCTGGTGCGTGAATCCCCACACAGGAAGACCAATTCCAACTTCTCCATTGATACGTGGCGACCCCAACTGCAACCAGTACTTCGATGACCTAGAGATGGATCCCCCTGTGGAACCTCAAAACTAACAAAGCCTTCAGCCTTTACCTTTATTGATCTTCTACCCAACCAACCCTCATCCACGACCTCTGAGGAGTCAGCGTTTTACATCTTTAAACACGTAAAccttgtgtgtttatacatttttgaagaTCAGCCATACTTTAAAACTAGAGTTAAAATAGCATCGTTAAACTTTAAGTACTGACAAGTTGGTTACCTTACCTTAGTTCATTTAGAGGGTGTAAGTAAATCGAACTGTGTATCATAGTCTTGaaattattttagcattatGTACACAAACATGTGTTGTTAATTTCATTTGCTGAGAATGCATTTGGCTATTCAAATGCATACACAAAGGACTAGGACCAATCACGAACAGCACAGTGTTTACACAAATTCATCTGATGTTCAAATTGCATGGAGCTGCTGACATCTGGTGGTTACAGTAAGAAACTGAAAATATAACTCATGGACAGTGAAAATTTGCTCAATACATGTAACAGCTATGCACTAACTGTTATATTGTGATTTACTTTGTGCACTTTTATACGCACTTCACGTTTCAGCTATAAGTCATTGTTACTTACCTATGGaccatgttttaaatgtatacttaCAATAAACAAGTATTAAGGTTTTGGATTTATTTGCAGTAAAAAAGATGTAATGATCCTCTTTAAAGAGCAAGTAAAACCTACAAATCAGAACAACTATAATTGGTGAGGACCACAGTGTAAAACTGTATGAAACAAGATACTACAAATCTTAAAgaaacactttgtagtttttttttatttaaaataatggctCTAAAATGATTTCAGTGATAAAACAACTCTTAACTGGGCAGTTTCTACGTTCTGTGTTCAGGTCAGTACATCCCCTGCCTGCAGAAGAGTGAGACATGGTTTCCTAATTATGTTTCTGCATTCGCCGGTTCCAACAGcttagtaaacaaataaatgtgtatcgGGCTATCCACGGGGAAGCTTAAACAGCTGCATTGTTTACAAAACTAGTAACAGACAATGGCACTTATCCACCACATGGGGGGACCGTGAGCAAAATTtctatagtgttgctttaagttCTGTGTTCCAAGTCACTGCTATGAAATCTTCTCCAAAGTCTTATACAGTACACATTCgatgtcttaaaataatttttatattactgAGTGTTACCAGTCCTACTCACACCGCTCTACGCAGGCCTCGAACCAGCATCATTCCAGATGGGAGACCGCAAAATCTAGCATCTGTTGCTAGAGCGTCTCTGTTGGTCAGGGAGTGAGGTTAAACGTGCACAGCTTTCTCTTGCTGGCCTCCGTACACTCACCCCCCATCACTCATCACAAACCTCACTCCCATCCGGATCACGGCACAATGCAATGTACTCGGGTCCCGACCCATCATTGGTTACATGGGGTCAGATTTAAATTTCTGCACTGTGCCAGTGAATGCACCAGTATTTAATCAAAAttcttaattaaaattaatattaatatacagaCTGTGCTCTGATACAATAAATTTCCCATTTATTTGtatagaataatatttatttattaaacaaatgctTTGTCTTTACAAAATAGAAAGAATAaaagacacaaattaaatattacacactgaTATGTCATACAATGCACTTTACCTCTCTATATTCAACTTGATTTGAAAGGTATTGAAGTGAGtagaataagatattttaaatgaaaaatataccATAGTACTTGTATTTTTAAGTCAGTTTTGGACGGTAGTCATTTTTTCCTATTCTACAGCCCTGCCCTGCAAAGCTTGTCACACTGGTCTGCTTTGCAGATCGCATTGATGTTTCACACAAGATCAAGCCCACCTAAGCGTAGAGTTTTACCAGAAGAAATCAGATATTTTGATCAAAAGTATGGGTCAATCTGAGGTATTATGtggtattatttatattaagcaCATATGCTTATGCAGCTCTACAGTGCCGATTCCCACAATTCTATAAACAGATTCTTCAGGGACAATTGAGAACAATTATgaattgacaaaaaacattattattttagtcaTCTGAatgattattaatttattaattataaattgttatttgaaaatcatTCTGTGGGGAAGGACCTACAAAACACTTTGATTTCACCATGTCTTCCTTAAAGAGCTTGAAGTTTAAATCTATACTTCTGAATACAAAAGGTCACATCTTGGTGTTTGTGCCTTTATTGAAAACCAAATgtaaagatacaaaaaaaatactgagATAAGAAGACCCTGAAGAGATAAAGACTGGGAATGAGAAGAGGAGATGGCTGGTTGgttaatgtatgtaaatatttgctCTCCCTTACTACTTGGAAAGTTATCGAGACTTTTCTGCAGACCCAACATTTCTGCAGAGGAAAAGCTGATTATTCtagatttctttcattttattcaaatgtactTTAATAATAT
This DNA window, taken from Triplophysa dalaica isolate WHDGS20190420 chromosome 6, ASM1584641v1, whole genome shotgun sequence, encodes the following:
- the igfbp2a gene encoding insulin-like growth factor-binding protein 2-A; the encoded protein is MMLFYVSCSLLLALLTFSGAAHSEMVFRCPSCTAERQAACPMPTETCSEIVREPGCGCCPVCARQEGELCGVYTPRCSSGLRCYPKPDSDLPLELLIQGLGRCGRKVDNEPAGSAEPREVSVEVQDLLDIGLTEVPPVRKPTKDSPWKESAVLQHHQQLKSKMRYHKVEDPKVLRAKLSQCQQELDQVLERISKMPFSDNRGPLEDLYSIHIPNCDKKGQYNLKQCKMSVNGHRGECWCVNPHTGRPIPTSPLIRGDPNCNQYFDDLEMDPPVEPQN